The genomic DNA CTTTGGCTAAATCGGCATGTTTTGCATCATCAAAAACAACTGCTTGCTCTACCAAAAATATATGACGCATTGGTTCGCCATTGGGTTTGTTGGGTAATTCTACAATACCCAATTGATGATGATAAGCATTACTGTCTTGACGTAAGGCAGCTGGAATTGAAAGGGTAGCATTAGTAGTTGTGAGAATTTCGCGATTTAGCAGTTGATGGTTATTAGCAGCATTATTCCAATCTACTGCATCTTTGGGGATATATCCTTGCAAATAGAACTGTGTATACCAATCTAGGCATTGAATAATACCTTGACGCACTTGGGGATCGTCTACTAATAAATTTCCCTTTTCGTCTACTAATTTGACATTATAAGCCTCTAAAATATACTCAAAAGCCTGATAAGTATCCCCCGCTTCTACAGACATCGGCAAACCAATCGGCAAAATATCTTGTTGATGTTGATTTTTTAAATCTTTTGCCACATCTAGCCAAAATTGCCAAAACCCATCCCAATCTTGAGGAATATCTGCTGCGGTACGACCAGTTTTTTCGACTAAATCTTGCCAATAATAAATGTGCAGTGCTGCTCTATGAATAGGAACAGCATAGTAACCATACTTTTGTTCAACATTATTATAGTAGTAAGCCGTTGCTAAAGCTCCAGGCTCATATATTGATTTAACTGGCTCGACAATACTAGTCAAATCAACTAGTTTACCTTCCCACGCCAATCTTGGATTTAGAGTGCTTTCTGCTTTAAAGCTCATAAAGATATCGGGTGTTTCCCCACCTTGAAGATATCTTTGTGGTTTTGCTGAACGTTGATCTAAGGTATAAAAATCAATTTCTACCTTGTGACCAGTCTTTTGTGACCACTTTTTGACTAGCTTTTGTAAAGCTGCATCTTCTTCGGGACTATATCCCTTATCCCACCAGATTTGGAGAACTTTGTTTGACCTTGGCGATGAGGCAAAATCTCCGCTATGCGATCGCGACTTGTCAATCTGAGTATTATTTAATTGGGTGTCAGAATTACAGGCGATAACTAGCATAAAGATAGCGATCGCTACAACACAATAACGTAATAGTTTTTTAATCATGATTTCTTGAACTGCATTAACGATTAATTAACGACAGTCCCTACAAAACATTAGTCGGGAGGATGTCAGTTTTGCTATCTAATGCCTAATCTTACCGCGATAAAATACCTATAAAACTCATAAATTTCAGCTTAAAACTCATCTCAGATTAGCTAAAACTAAAACTTAGACGCAGTTAATTGCACATCAGCATATTGCCAAGCAAATTCAAATTTCTGCTGCACATCTTTGGCTTCGACATTCTTATTCTGTGCTTGCAGACTTTTACTCAAACCATATAATGACCAGCCATTATCGGGATAAATCGCCAAATCTTCACGATATACTTTTTCTGCTGCATCGTAATGTTTTGCTTTTAGTAAAGCGGCACCGAGATATTGTCTGACGGGAATAGACCAATCAGCAGGTTCATTATAATTTAAAGCATCTTCTAAGTTTACTGCCTGACGTAGATGAGCGATCGCTCTAAGATTTTTTCCTTCTTGTGCTGCTATTTCTCCTGTTAATACTTTATCAGCAATCCTAAGTATCTCTGGAGTGGTATTGAGATCCCAAATAGTAACTTTTTCTAATTCAGGATCATCTGCTAGTAAATCCAACGCTTCTAACTCTTGCTGTGCCTTGACTATTTCACCTTGGGCATTGAAAGCCAAACCTCTGGCATAGTGCCATACACCTGTCGGATATTTTAAGTCTGCTTCTGGCTGGG from Pleurocapsa minor HA4230-MV1 includes the following:
- a CDS encoding ABC transporter substrate-binding protein — translated: MIKKLLRYCVVAIAIFMLVIACNSDTQLNNTQIDKSRSHSGDFASSPRSNKVLQIWWDKGYSPEEDAALQKLVKKWSQKTGHKVEIDFYTLDQRSAKPQRYLQGGETPDIFMSFKAESTLNPRLAWEGKLVDLTSIVEPVKSIYEPGALATAYYYNNVEQKYGYYAVPIHRAALHIYYWQDLVEKTGRTAADIPQDWDGFWQFWLDVAKDLKNQHQQDILPIGLPMSVEAGDTYQAFEYILEAYNVKLVDEKGNLLVDDPQVRQGIIQCLDWYTQFYLQGYIPKDAVDWNNAANNHQLLNREILTTTNATLSIPAALRQDSNAYHHQLGIVELPNKPNGEPMRHIFLVEQAVVFDDAKHADLAKDFLAYLIQPQVLNTFLKESGRHSPAHISLYDDPYWTNPEDPHTSTVTKTLTKSKIRPIYPANSPAYSIVLQENIWGQSLEKIVLNNITAEQAADEAIARIKEIFAEWK